A window of the Salvelinus alpinus chromosome 25, SLU_Salpinus.1, whole genome shotgun sequence genome harbors these coding sequences:
- the LOC139553468 gene encoding tribbles homolog 2-like — translation MDIQEVSGSLESIRKSPDRYNSLSDSLSSGPFESRSQLVGVSRPPLPSRNVGNYLLYDPLQENVLRAANAHSGEELVCKVLPVSRYREVLCSYYCLPPHPNIIEMRDVVVGDAHAYLFFPRSYGNLGVMLQARRLPEDTARYLFRQLVSAVAHCHNNGLVLRDLKLNKFVFKNKERTLLMLESLDDAVIMQEGNTSPYCSPGHGDVSGSLWVCAPATDVWSLGVMLHALLLGCYPVGAGLTQEGAVLTSQARCLIRSALHSNPNLRLSASELLTHPWLSTHAQAYTQAHTPDQTVPT, via the exons ATGGACATTCAGGAAGTGTCAGGATCACTTGAGAGCATCCGTAAGTCACCAGATCGCTATAACTCTCTTTCGGACAGTCTCTCGAGCGGTCCTTTTGAATCACGCAGCCAACTCGTAGGTGTGTCCCGCCCTCCTCTCCCGTCCCGCAACGTGGGGAACTACCTGTTGTATGATCCGCTGCAGGAAAACGTACTCAGAGCTGCGAATGCTCACAGCGGAGAGGAGTTGGTGTGCAAG GTCCTTCCTGTCTCTCGGTACCGGGAGGTTCTGTGTTCGTACTACTGCCTGCCCCCCCACCCCAACATAATTGAGATGCGTGATGTGGTTGTCGGGGACGCCCATGCCTACTTGTTCTTCCCACGTTCCTACGGGAACCTAGGGGTGATGCTCCAGGCCCGGCGGCTACCAGAGGACACAGCCAGATACCTGTTCCGCCAGCTGGTGTCGGCTGTGGCACATTGCCATAACAATGGACTAGTGCTCAGAGACCTCAAGCTGAACAAGTTTGTCTTCAAGAacaaggagag gacccTGTTGATGCTGGAAAGCTTGGATGATGCAGTCATAATGCAGGAAGGAAACACCTCCCCCTATTGCAGCCCAGGACATGGGGACGTCTCTGGCAGTTTGTGGGTCTGTGCTCCGGCTACAGATGTCTGGTCTCTGGGAGTGATGCTCCACGCCTTGCTATTGGGCTGTTACCCTGTTGGGGCTGGACTAACCCAAGAGGGGGCCGTACTAACCTCGCAGGCTCGCTGTCTGATACGCTCAGCCCTGCATTCTAACCCCAACCTCCGCCTCTCTGCCTCCGAGCTTCTCACACACCCCTGGCTGTCCACACATGCACAGgcatacacacaggcacatacacCAGATCAGACTGTACCTacctga
- the LOC139553469 gene encoding beta-soluble NSF attachment protein-like isoform X2 — MRSARGPGSTCSCRTNWTQPPASSTQGTLTRRLTLKGRFTIAAKHHITIAEVYESELVDIEKAIAHYEQAADYYKGEESNSSANKCLLKVGHYSAQLEQYPKAIEIYEQVATNTMDNPLLKYNAKEYFFKASLCHFIVDELNAKLAIEKYEEMFPAFADSRECKLLKKLLDAHEEQNCEAFTEAVKEFDSISRLDQWLTTMLLRIKKTIQGDAGDLK; from the exons ATGCGTTCTGCCAGGGGGCCCGGCTCCACATGCAGCTGCAGAACAAACTGGACTCAGCCACCAGCTTCGTCGACGCAGGGAACGCTTACAAGAAGGCTGACCCTCAAG GGTAGGTTTACTATTGCAGCCAAACATCACATCACCATCGCAGAGGTGTATGAGTCTGAGCTGGTGGACATAGAGAAG GCGATCGCCCACTATGAGCAGGCAGCCGATTATTATAAAGGGGAGGAGTCCAACAG ttctGCTAACAAGTGTCTGCTGAAGGTGGGCCACTACAGTGCTCAGCTGGAGCAGTATCCGAAAGCCATTGAGATCTACGAGCAG gtggccACCAATACCATGGACAACCCCCTGCTGAAGTATAATGCCAAAGAGTACTTCTTTAAAGCCTCCCTCTGTCACTTCATAGTGGATGAACTCAATGCAaag CTGGCCATAGAGAAGTACGAGGAGATGTTTCCTGCTTTCGCAGACTCCAGAGAGTGCAAGCTGCTGAAG aagTTGCTGGATGCCCATGAGGAGCAGAACTGTGAGGCGTTTACTGAAGCTGTTAAAGAGTTTGACTCCATCTCTCGTCTGGACCAATGGCTCACCACCATGCTGCTCCGTATCAAGAAGACCATCCAGGGAGATGCTGGAGATCTCaaataa
- the LOC139553469 gene encoding beta-soluble NSF attachment protein-like isoform X1, with the protein MDTSGKEKEAMQLMAEADKKVKSSGSFLGGMFGGSHHKVEDACEMYARAANMFKMAKNWTAAGNAFCQGARLHMQLQNKLDSATSFVDAGNAYKKADPQEAINCLNAAIDIYTDMGRFTIAAKHHITIAEVYESELVDIEKAIAHYEQAADYYKGEESNSSANKCLLKVGHYSAQLEQYPKAIEIYEQVATNTMDNPLLKYNAKEYFFKASLCHFIVDELNAKLAIEKYEEMFPAFADSRECKLLKKLLDAHEEQNCEAFTEAVKEFDSISRLDQWLTTMLLRIKKTIQGDAGDLK; encoded by the exons ATGGATACCTCCGGGAAAGAGAAGGAGGCGATGCAGCTGATGGCTGAAGCCGACAAGAAGGTCAAATCCTCCGGCTCATTCCTGGGGGGGATGTTCGG gggGAGTCACCACAAAGTAGAAGATGCATGTGAGATGTACGCCAGAGCAGCCAACATGTTCAAGATGGCCAAGAACTGGACTG ctgctgGTAATGCGTTCTGCCAGGGGGCCCGGCTCCACATGCAGCTGCAGAACAAACTGGACTCAGCCACCAGCTTCGTCGACGCAGGGAACGCTTACAAGAAGGCTGACCCTCAAG AGGCTATCAACTGTCTAAATGCAGCCATCGATATTTACACTGACATG GGTAGGTTTACTATTGCAGCCAAACATCACATCACCATCGCAGAGGTGTATGAGTCTGAGCTGGTGGACATAGAGAAG GCGATCGCCCACTATGAGCAGGCAGCCGATTATTATAAAGGGGAGGAGTCCAACAG ttctGCTAACAAGTGTCTGCTGAAGGTGGGCCACTACAGTGCTCAGCTGGAGCAGTATCCGAAAGCCATTGAGATCTACGAGCAG gtggccACCAATACCATGGACAACCCCCTGCTGAAGTATAATGCCAAAGAGTACTTCTTTAAAGCCTCCCTCTGTCACTTCATAGTGGATGAACTCAATGCAaag CTGGCCATAGAGAAGTACGAGGAGATGTTTCCTGCTTTCGCAGACTCCAGAGAGTGCAAGCTGCTGAAG aagTTGCTGGATGCCCATGAGGAGCAGAACTGTGAGGCGTTTACTGAAGCTGTTAAAGAGTTTGACTCCATCTCTCGTCTGGACCAATGGCTCACCACCATGCTGCTCCGTATCAAGAAGACCATCCAGGGAGATGCTGGAGATCTCaaataa
- the mcm8 gene encoding DNA helicase MCM8 has translation MSGEGSAHSSCRGRQRGGGWRGGGGGWRGRPWRGNSRPPSAQRGSSQSRVSQTTLDRLSPYKGWALYFTEGFIESSPYVEKIKVFEQYFTSQIHLYDKDDIERQGSVLVDYKALVEDKKVCMALPDLSNQLREQPETTLNCLGLAIHQVLTMDLERHAAELQGEGLPGGATPIINIPHISARLYNYEPLTALRTLRASVFGRLVCVRGTVVRVSNIRPLCTSLAFTCSGCSHTHTLTLPHGKFTTPTKCVQPQCRSRSFVPNRSSPLTLTVDWQNIKVQELIGGEQREAGRIPRTVECHLTSDLCDSAVPGDTVTITGTVRVSQDDGGSRGKKDKCMFLLYIEANSVSNSKGQKVKEAGGQGSSGGERSSGIEFSLKELYAIQEIHSQPDLLKLIVHSLCPAIYGHLLVKAGLSLALFGGSQKHADDKNRIPIRGDPHILVVGDPGLGKSQMLQAVCNVAPRGIYVCGNTTSTSGLTVTLSRDAGSGDYALEAGALVLGDQGLCCIDEFDKLGHQQQALLEAMEQQTISLAKAGLVCSLPARTSVIAAANPAGGHYNRAKTVSENLKMGSALLSRFDVVFLLLDVPDESHDRRLSEHVMAVRSGKGGASGAVVTRGDDHQSQSSLLEPSDTPLSDRLQVCPGECVDPIPHSLLRKYVGYARRYVHPSLSTAAAQTLQDFYLSLRSHTHPVDSTPITTRQLESLIRLTEARAKLELRETATKSDAEDVVEIMKHSLADTFSDGSGGLDFERSVLGVGMSQRSAAKRFITALNTHAQRTHTMLYDLTQLRSLAKDLNIQVADFEGFISSLNEQGYLLKKGHRQYQLQTI, from the exons ATGAGTGGAGAGGGTTCTGCTCACAGCTCCTGCAGAGGACGGCAgaggggagggggatggaggggaggaggagggggatggaggggaagaCCATGGAGAGGAAACTCACGCCCCCCCAGTGCTCAAAGAG GCTCCTCTCAGTCCCGTGTGTCTCAGACCACTCTGGACAGACTCTCTCCCTATAAAGGCTGGGCCCTCTACTTCACTGAAG GTTTCATAGAGAGTTCTCCGTATGTGGAGAAGATCAAAGTGTTTGAACAGTACTTCACCTCACAGATACACCTCTATGACAAA gatgACATTGAGCGTCAGGGCAGTGTGTTGGTGGACTATAAGGCTCTTGTTGAGGATAAGAAGGTGTGTATGGCTCTGCCGGACCTGTCCAATCAGCTGAGAGAACAACCAGAGACCACTCTCAACTGTCTGGGCCTCGCCATACACCAg gttttgACGATGGACTTGGAGAGACACGCTGCAGAGTTACAGGGGGAAGGGCTTCCTGGGGGAGCCACACCCATCATTAACATACCCCACATCAGCGCCAG GTTGTATAACTATGAGCCATTGACAGCCCTGAGGACGCTGCGTGCGAGTGTGTTTGGTCGgttggtgtgtgtgagggggacCGTGGTACGTGTCAGCAACATCAGACCACTCTGCACAAGCTTGGCTTTCACCTGCTCcggctgctcacacacacacacactcaccctgcCACACGGCAAGTTCACCACGCCCACCAAG TGTGTGCAGCCACAGTGTCGCAGTCGTTCCTTCGTCCCCAACAGGAGCTCCCCTCTCACCCTCACTGTGGACTGGCAGAATATCAA ggtCCAGGAGCTGattggaggagagcagagggaggcaGGGCGGATCCCTCGGACGGTGGAATgtcacctgacctctgacctctgtgacAGTGCGGTCCCTGGAGACACCGTTACTATTACTGGAACAGTCCGAGTCAGCCAAGACGAcg gcGGCAGCAGGGGGAAGAAGGATAAGTGTATGTTCCTGCTCTACATTGAGGCCAACTCCGTCAGCAACTCTAAAG GTCAGAAAGTGAAGGAGGCTGGAGGTCAGGGGTCATCTGGAGGTGAAAGGTCATCGGGGATAGAGTTCTCTTTGAAGGAGCTGTACGCCATCCAGGAAATACACAGCCAACCTGATCTACTGAAGCTCATCGTACA CTCCTTGTGTCCAGCCATCTACGGCCACCTG cTAGTAAAAGCAGGCCTGTCCTTAGCGTTGTTTGGAGGCAGTCAGAAGCATGCTGATGATAAGAACAGGATCCCCATCAGAGGAGACCCTCATATACTGGTGGTGGGAGACCCTGGCCTGGGGAAGAGTCAGATGCTACAg gcggtGTGTAATGTGGCTCCCAGGGGGATCTATGTGTGTGGTAACACTACCAGTACGTCAGGGCTGACCGTCACTCTGTCCAGAGACGCCGGCTCTGGAGACTACGCACTGGAGGCTGGAGCTCTGGTACTAGGAGACCAAG ggCTGTGCTGTATAGATGAGTTTGATAAGCTGGGCCATCAGCAACAAGCGTTACTAGAGGCCATGGAGCAGCAGACCATCAGTCTGGCTAAGGCTGGTCTGGTGTGTTCCCTACCTGCTAGGACCTCTGTTATCGCTGCTGCTAACCCTGCTGGAGGACACTACAACAGGGCCAAGACGGTTTCCGAAAACCTCAA gatgGGCAGTGCCCTCCTGTCGAGATTTGACGTGGTCTTCCTCCTATTGGATGTTCCTGATGAGTCGCATGACCGCCGGCTGTCGGAACATGTCATGGCCGTCAGGTCAGGGAAGGGAGGGGCTTCAGGTGCCGTGGTTACACGAGGAGACGACCATCAATCACAGAGCTCGCTGCTGGAGCCCTCCGACACACCTCTTTCTGACCGGCTGCAG GTGTGTCCAGGGGAGTGTGTAGACCCCATCCCCCACTCTCTGCTGAGAAAATATGTTGGTTATGCCCGTCGCTAcgttcatccctcgctctctacCGCCGCTGCCCAGACGCTCCAGGACTTCTACCTCTCcctacgctcacacacacaccccgtcgACAGCACACCCATCACCACACGCCAGCTGGAGTCCCTCATCCGCCTCACAGAG GCACGGGCGAAGCTGGAGCTCAGAGAGACAGCCACCAAGAGTGACGCTGAAGACGTTGTGGAGATCATGAAACACAG tctggcAGATACCTTCTCTGATGGTAGTGGAGGTCTGGACTTTGAGCGGTCAGTACTGGGTGTTGGGATGAGTCAGCGTTCGGCTGCCAAGAGATTTATCACTGCGCTCAACACACACGCTCAGCGCACACACACCATGTTGTACGACCTCACACAGCTACGCAGCCTGGCCAAGGACCTCAACATACAg GTTGCTGACTTTGAAGGTTTCATCAGTTCTCTGAATGAACAGGGCTACCTGCTGAAGAAAGGACACAGACAGTACCAGCTACAGACTATATAA
- the LOC139553467 gene encoding cardiolipin synthase (CMP-forming)-like, whose protein sequence is MFLSVSKNNLAVCARSVCWAFPASWRQQQQTGVCVRVELKLLQRLKNRVSSVAQWSSYTQYHTHTPQDTHIPSPTTPEVSGHALKGSTEIVIRFYRSRGHERTQGNNDRFRFYPTDHSSNSHVLLGLRLFPVSSGVFPGWRGLCSGKPRETPADCPPGVDLRETTQPADRPSDLGQGLFKFKELYENPWTIPNLLCVCRIALAPVLGILITEQHFHLSLGLFALAGFTDVLDGYIARNWPSQKSALGSALDPLADKILISVLYISLTYAQLIPAPLTALVIARDVGLIAAVFYVRYKTVPPPVTLSKFFNPCYTTAQLKPTTLSKVNTAIQLFLVAASLASPVFHYTDSPLLQALWYITAVTTTVSGYSYYHYGMKTVAVLNSTK, encoded by the exons ATGTTCTTGTCGGTTTCTAAAAATAACTTGGCGGTGTGTGCGAGAAGTGTGTGTTGGGCATTTCCTGCGTCatggcggcagcagcagcagaccggtgtgtgtgtgagggtagaaCTGAAGTTGCTGCAGAGACTTAAAAACAGAGTCTCCTCTGTCGCCCAGTGGTCCAGCtacacacaatatcacacacacaccccacaggaCACGCACATCCCCAGCCCAACGACCCCAGAGGTTAGCGGCCATGCGCTAAAGGGTTCCACCGAAATCGTCATCCGATTTTATCGCAGCAGAGGTCACGAGAGGACGCAGGGTAACAACGACCGCTTTAGGTTTTACCCTACGGATCACTCGTCTAACTCTCATGTTCTCCTGGGGTTGAGGTTGTTCCCAGTGAGTTCTGGTGTGTTTCCAGGCTGGAGAGGTCTCTGTAGTGGAAAACCCCGTGAGACCCCAGCCGACTGCCCACCTGGAGTGGACCTGAGGGAAACCACCCAGCCAGCTGATAGACCATCTGATCTTGGTCAAGGACTGTTCAAGTTTAAAGAACTG TATGAGAACCCGTGGACTATCCCcaacctgctgtgtgtgtgtcgcaTCGCACTGGCTCCAGTCCTGGGAATCCTGATAACTGAGCAACATTTTCACCTCTCCCTTGGGTTGTTTGCTTTGGCTGGATTTACTGACGTG CTGGATGGTTATATAGCCCGTAACTGGCCCAGTCAGAAGTCTGCGCTGGGCAGCGCGCTCGACCCATTGGCTGATAAAATCCTCATCAGCGTTCTCTACATCAGTCTCACCTATGCACAGCTCATCCCAG CTCCCCTGACAGCGTTGGTGATAGCCAGAGACGTTGGTCTGATAGCAGCTGTTTTCTACGTCAGATACAAGACTGTCCCACCTCCT GTGACTCTCAGTAAGTTTTTTAACCCCTGCTACACAACAGCGCAGCTCAAACCCACCACCCTCAGCAAG GTGAACACAGCGATCCAGCTCTTTCTAGTAGCAGCATCGTTGGCCTCACCTGTCTTTCACTACACAGACAGTCCGCTCCTGCAAGCCCTATG GTATATCACAGCGGTAACGACGACTGTGTCAGGCTACAGCTACTATCACTATGGCATGAAGACTGTCGCTGTGCTCAACAGCACCAAGTAA